The region TCTACTACTACACAATGCTCTCCGAGGACGACCCGATGGGCGTCTACGCCCACGAGTTCGGGCACGACATCGGCCTCCCGGACCTCTACGACACCGATTACTCTTCCGACGGCGGCGTAGGCAAATGGGACCTGATGGCGAGTGGGAACTGGAACAACGGCGGCGCCACACCCGCGATGCTCTCGGCCTGGTGCAAAATCCAGCTCGGCTGGGTCAGCCCGACGGTGGTTAACTCGGACAGCCAGGGCCTGGAGGCAAAGAGGGCCGAGGACAACGCCGTGGTTTACAAGGTCTGGGTGAACTTCTCGAACAAGGAATATTTTCTTATCGAGAACAGGCAGCAGACGGGCTTCGACGCCAGCCTCCCGGGAAACGGTCTCTTGATATGGCACGTCAACGACAGCGCGCCGAACAACAATCGGGACGCCTACCGGCTCGTGGACCTCGAGGAGGCCGACGACAATAACAAGGCCTCCGACCCCACGGACCCATGGAAGAGCAATGCAACGGGCTTCACGCCGACCTCATCGCCAAACACGAATGATTATTCCGGAAAAAACACAGGAATCAGAATCTACAACATCAGCGCCTCCGGGAACACCATGACCTTCGATGTGGACCTCGGCAACAGCCCTCCAAGCGCCCCCACCCCGGTCTCGCCCTCCGATGGTGCGTGGACCAACAAGACGAAGCCCGCCCTGAACTGGACCTTCTCCGATTCGGACCCTGGCGACAGCCAGACCGCCTACCGCGTGCAGGTCGACGACGACTCTGGCTTCGGCTCTCCCCTATGGGATTCAGGGGATGTGGTGTCGAGCGCCAATGGCACAGCCGTGGGAACCGACCTCGGCGAGGGGAAATGGTACTGGCGCGTCAGAACGCGAGATAGCGGAGGCCTGTGGAGCAGCTACAGCCCTGCCCGGAGCCTCAATGTGGACCTGACCGCCCCAGCCGCCCCCTCCGGCGTCACGGTCTCCCCGTCGGGCTGGAGTGCGGTCAATTCCTTCACGATAGACTGGGTGTATCCGTCGGAGAGCGGGACATCGGGTATCGAACCCGGAATCTACTACAGGCTGGATTCCGCCCCTGCAAGCCCCACGGACGGGACCTGGAGCCCGTCGAAGCCGTTGGGGGGAATAACCGTCACCGGGTCCGGAGCACACACGATTTATCTGTGGCTCAGGGACAAAGCTGGGAATGTGAATCACGAGAACCGCACCAGCGCGATCCTTTATCTCGACCAGCTCCCGCCCTCCAGCCCCAGCTCCCTGACGAGCCCGACCCACGCCACATCGAGCTGGTCCAATCGCACTCTCATCACCATACGCTGGTCGGGCGCGTCGGACCAGCACAGCGGCGTCAGCGGATTCTCGTACCTATGGGACGGGAGTCCCGCGACCTTTCCGGACGCCACGGCCGATTGCGACGGAAGTGCCTGCGAGCTAAACAGCACAATTCCAGCTGATGGCGCCTGGTACTTCCATATCCGGGCCGTGGATGGCGCCGGTAATTGGGCAACTGAGGCCGCGCATCTTGGGCCCTTCTTGATAGACACCATACCCCCCTCAAGTCCCCGGGGCGCCTCGAGCCCCTCTCACACACCATCGGTCTGGTCCAATCTCACCACCGCAACAGTGCAGTGGTGGGGGGCCTCCGACTCGGGGAGCGGCCTCGCGGGCTACTCTCTGGTCTGGGACAACCTGCCCGACGCCCTTCCAGATGCTGTGATGGAGCTCGACGCCTCTGCTACCTCGACTACGAGCCCGCCATTGGCCGACAGCGATTCCATATATTTCCACATACGCGCGGTCGACAGGGCCGGCAACTGGAACGAAACGGCGCTCCACTTTGGCCCGCTCTACATAGACACCGTCCCTCCCGCAAACCCGGGCTCTTTTGAAGTCCTCTCGGGCCATTCGATAGGCGGATGGTCCCGGATGGCCACTGTCAGGGTGGCCTGGAGCGGCTTCTCTGACAGCGCCAGTGGCGCGGACGGCTTCTCGATTCTCTGGGACACCGCAGCCCTCTCCTCCCCCGATTTCACAAAGGAGCTCGAGGAGGACGGGAACTGGAGCGAAATCACCTTAATCAGTGGCAGATACTACCTCCATATCAGGGCGGTGGACCGGGCGGGCAACTGGAACCAGAGCGCATTTCACATCGGACCATTCCTCATCGACCTTCTACCTCCCGGGACCGTAGCCGCGCGTGACGATGGAGATTTCACGGGCTCACCTAGTGTGGTGTTCTCGTGGGAAGAAGCTTCCGACGAGCTGTCCGGTGTCGCCGGATACATAGTGTCAATCGGCACCTCCCCAGGAGCCGAGGACGTCCTGAGCGGGATGAGGACGTCGGAGCTGAGCTACTCTCTCGAGGGAGCCCTGGATGGGGTAACTTATTATCTGAGGGTAAAAGCCGTGGATCTGGCGGGCAATGAGGGCGCGTGGGGCGCCGAAAGCGATGGGATAACTGTGGACCTCTCGGCCCCCGGAAACCTCTCCGTGTCAATAAACGGTGGCTCCGTCCTGACTGCCGACCCCCGGCTCTTGCTCCAGCTCGCCGCCACGGACGCGGTCTCCGGGCCCTGGGAGATGCGGTTTAGTATGGATGCTAGGAACTGGACCAATTGGATTCCCTTCGCCACGGAGCACGAGATGACACTCACGCCGGGTGATGGGGAGAGGAGCATATTCTTCCAAGTGAGGGACAGGGTTGGCAACGAGGCCTCTCCCGTCAGCGCTACGATCATACTGGACACCACTGGTCCTGTTGTGACGCACTTTGAGGTTTCGGGGGGAATTACCATCGTCAACTCCACCGATTTGCTCCTCATCGTGGAGGCGGAGGATGCCATCTCGGGCGTAGCGTTTGTGAGACTCAGCAACGACGGAAGCCTCTGGAGCGACTGGATGGACTACGCGGCCCATGGGCTTCCCTGGAGCCTCGAGGGAGGGGATGGTAAGAAGAGCGTTTTTGTCCAGGTGCGCGATGGCGCCGGCAACGATGGCGCTCCATCGGTGCTCGAGGTGACCCTGGACACAACGCCCCCTAGAAAGCCCTCCATCAGCTCGAGCACACACCCGAGAAGAGAGACATGGTACAATGTATCCACGCTGGAGCTCAGATGGAGCGCTGTCCAGGACCCCTCCGGTGTGGAGGTCTATGGCTACGAGCTTGCGAGGGAGGGGAGCATCGAGAAAAAGGGAGAGCTAAACGCGACGTCCATCGGGTTCGAGCTTGGGCGGGGTGGTGTGTGGATGTTCAGGTTGCGGGCTAAAGACGGCGCGGGCAACTGGGGCGAGTGGGCCGAACTAGAGGTGCTGGTGGACACGGAGGGCCCGGCCCCACCGCATCTCGAGCTACCAGAAAACGGCGCGAGACTACCCCTCGAGCCCGTCGTGTTGAGGTGGGGGAACTCCACGGACCCCCAGAGCGGGCTCAGGGCCTACTATCTTGAGGTTGACGAAACGCCCTCGTTCGACTCACCCCTGTTTGCGGGTGTAGTGGAGGGCTGTAGCCACACGCTAGAACTGTCGGAGGGCACCTATCACTGGCGGGTCAGGGCGTTGGACATAGCAGGGAACCGGGGCGCGTGGAGCGAGGAGTGGAGCTTCGTGGTCTCCAGACCGGGTGGGATTGGCACGGGCCACCCGTCGCCGTTCAGCCTTTCCGGCCAGCTGCTCTGGCTCCTCATCGCCGTCATGCTCGCAATCGCCGTCGCCGCAGCGGCCGGACTATTGAGAAGGAAAAAGGGGGAGCCCCCGGGAGGGAGTTCGCGCTATGAGGGAGCGCCGCGAGTGAGCTGGGAAGAAGGGGACTGAACCTCACCTGAATCTCTGCCCCGTCAGCCTCTCGAAAATATCGATATAGACGCGGCTGACCTCCTCGCGCACATCGTCTGGGAGGGGGGGAATCTCGGGCTCGCTCTCCCCCACGGCCCTCGCCCTCTCCAATCTCTCGTGATACCCAATTCTCCGGTAGTACTGACGCACATACTCCTTGCTCAGCTCGACGAGCCTACCTTCGTCGTAGGCCTTCGCATCCCAGAAGCGGTCCTCATCGGCGGTGCCGAAGGTGTCCACCAGCATTAGATCCCTGTTCGCGTCAAATGCGAACTCCTTTTTCCCGTCGACGTGAATCAGGCCCCGGGGCCTAAGCTCACTCGCCATCTTCTCGTCTATCTTCAGCACAGTTTCCCGGATTCCGTTAAGCTCGTCCATTGTCAGGCCCGAGATTTTGAGCGCTTCCTCAGGACCCACGCTTCTATCGGTGGCCTCGAGCTTGGTCGTGACCTCAAAGAACGGCTCGGGGAGCTTCTCGCCGGCCGCGGGTGTGTGGCCCTTGGGAAACCCGAGCTCCTCGGAGGAGAGCTGCCCAGTCCTGAGTCTGTCCAGAAGGGAGCCGGCGACATAGTGCCTGCAGATGAACTCGAGCGGTATCAGGTAACTCCTGCCACAGATGCCCACCCTCGAGGGGTCATGAATCACCTCGACCCTCTTGACCCTCATCTCAGTGGGGGACGGCGTGTCCACAAAGTGCGTCAGGATGCCCATCCTCTCCACAATCTCGAACCAGTGTGCGCTCGTCCTGCAGAGTGTCTCTCCCTTATGCGGTATCTCCGTCGGGACGAGCTTGTCGAAAACGGAGATGCGGTCCGTGAATTTGAAGCGGAGGAGCTCGGCCGACTCCTCGTAGACGTCCTTCACCTTCCCCCTCCGCACGAGATTCATGGTCACCTCCTTGCACCCGGCCTGAGGAGATGGGGTGCCAGCCGGGCCTCAAGCCTTTTCGTCTACCCTCTCCGGGCTTTACCGTATCTTCATCTCCCTGAGCTTCCTCTGCACCATTCTCTCATGTCTCGAGGATAGCTCCCACGCGAGTTCCTCGAGCTTTTCCCTGTTCATCACCAACTTCTGCCGGCTTGTCGTGTTTATAAGTCTGTGAAACTTTATTCTCTTATAAATATTATCCACAAAGTAGTAGCCGGCGATGATCAGTAGCAACAGCCCTACGCCGCCTACGCAAACATCCACCCTGCTGCTGCCGCGCAGGAACAGTCTCCAGTCCTCCGGGAGAGTCTCCTGAAACCAAAAGGAGAGGGCGCCAACGACCACCATGAAGAGACCGAGGACGAATCCTGTACCGCTCAGGCCTAGGGTCATGTCCCGAATAACTATCCTAAGCCTGCTCCAGCGCTTCTGCCATTCCTGGCTTACCATTCACACCCCTTGGGTTGCTCTCGCAATGCAGTCGCTGGTAAAAACCCTTTCGATTCGGCCCCTCCTTACAGGTCCCTCCAAGTTAGAATGGGCTGCCTCGCCGCCTGTACATCATCCACTCTCCGCACCGCGCAGCTATGCGGTGCCGTTTTAACGAGCTCCGGGTTCTCATCCAGAATTCTTATCATGGCGTCGGCGAGGGCGTCGAGCGACTGTTTGCTCTCGCTCTCCGTGGGCTCTATCATCAGGGCCTCGCTCACTATCTGGGGGAAGTATATCGTCGGCGCATGGAAGCCGTAGTCCAGAAGGCGCTTGGCGAGGTCCAGGGTCCTCAGCCCCTTTTTCTTCAGCCCCTCTCCGCTGAGCACGAACTCGTGCTTGCGCAGCCGTCGGTGGGGGAGGTGAAAGTGCCTCTCGAGCCTCGCTCTAAGGTAATTGGAGTTCAGCACTGCCATTTCTGAGGCCTTTCTGAGACCTGAGGCGCCCATCAGCCGGATGTATATGTAGGCTCTGACGAGCACGCCGAAGTTGCCGTAGAGGCCCTTGACCTTTCCTATGGACTTTGGCCTGTCGTAATCGAAATAGTATTTTTCCCCATCGAACTCAACAGTCGGCACGGGCAGGAAGGGCTCGAGGGGTTTCTTAACGCCGACTGGTCCCGCGCCGGGGCCCCCGCCGCCGTGGGGGGTTGCGAATGTCTTGTGCAGGTTGAAGTGCACGATGTCGTAGTTCATGTCGCCGGGCCTCGCGCGGCCCATGATGGCGTTCAGGTTGGCCCCGTCGTAGTACAAGAGCGCCCCGGCGTCGTGGACGATTTTTGCAATCTCCAGCACCCTGTCCTCGAATATGCCAAGTGTGTTGGGGTTGGTCAGCATGAAGGCGGCAGTCCTGTCGGAGACCGCGGCCCTCAAGGCATCCAAATCCACACAACCGTCCTTTGATGGAATCTCGACCACCTCGAACCCAGCCATCGCCGCGCTCGCGGGGTTGGTGCCGTGCGCAGTGTCGGGAAGTACCACCTGTTTCCTCCTCTCAAGCTCGCCGTTCTCTTCGTGATAGGCCCTCGCTATCATCATTCCGGTATACTCCCCGGCTGCCCCTGCGGCAGGTTGGAGGGTAATGGCATCCATGCCCGAGAGCTCGCAGAGGTACCGGCCGAGCTCGTACATGAGCCTAAGGGCCCCCTGAACGGTTGCCTCGTCCTGATAGGGGTGGAGGTCCGCGACCTCCGGCCAGCCCGCTATCTCCTCGCAGATTTTTGGGTTGTACTTCATCGTGCAGGAGCCGAGGGGGTATGGGCCTGTGTCGACGCCGTAGTTCATCTGTGAGAGGCGGAGGAAATGCCTTACGACCTCGACCTCCGTCAGCTGCGGGAGCGCCAGCTCCCTCCTCTCTAGCGAAGGCGGCACCACTCCGGGCGGGAGGGGCTCCAGCTCGCTGCCGGGGTCGAGCTCCCTGAGCAGCGGCTCTTCGTATCTGGCCTGCCTATATCCCCCGCTCACTCTCTCACCCCCCGGAGTACGGAGGCGAGTCTCTCGAAGTCTTCCCTCGTGTGGGCTTCGCTGACGGTGACTAGAAGAGAGAAGCCGAGCTCGGGGTAGCGAGGCCTGAGCCTAACGCCCGCGAGAATTCCATGCCTCGCGGCGTGGGCGCAGACGCTTTTCATCGAGACGGAGGAGCGGATGACGAACTCGTTGAAGTGGCTCCCCTCAAACAGAGGCGATTCAATCCCTTCGTTTCTCCCGAGTGCCCGCGCTAGCTCGCGGGCCTTCGTGGCTAGGCTGATTCCGAGTTGCCTGAGCCCCCTCCTGCCGAGCACGGAGAGGTAGGCGGCTGCAGCGATTGCGCAAAGGGCCTCATTTGAGCATATGTTCGAGGTTGCCTTCGCCCTGCGGATGTGCTGCTCTCGGGTCTGGAGGGTCATGCAGAATGCCCTCCTCCCCTCGGCGTCCCGGGTCATCCCTATTAGGCGCCCCGGCATGTCGCGCACGAACCTCTTTCTTGTCGCCAGAATTCCAAAGCTCGGGCCTCCGAAGCTGAGAGGGTTGCCTAGGGGCTGGCCCTCGCCCACGACGATGTCCGCGCCGTAGTCGCCGGGCGCCCTAGCAATCCCAAGTGACAGGGGGTTGACGTCCGCGATGAGCAGTGCGTCGCCGATGATGCCCCTCAGCTCGGGCGCCTCCTCCTCCCAGACGCCGAACACGTTCGGGTTTGAGACAACGACTGCCGCTGTGTCGGCACCGAGCATCCCCTTCAGAGAGCTCCAGTCGGTCTTCCCGGTCCTGAGGTCGAAGGGCAGCTCCCTGACCCTGAGGCCCGGACCCCGCGCGTAGGTCCTGAGGACCTCCGCCTTCTCCCAGTGAAGGCTCCTAGGTATGATTATCTCCTTTTTTTTCGTTATGCGGGCGGCCATGAGGGCGGCCTCGCCAAGGGCTGTTGGGCCGTCGTACATCGAGGTGTTGGTCACCTCCATGCCCGTGAGCTCACATACCATGCTCTGGAACTCGAATAGGGCCTGCAGCATCCCCTGACTCGCCTCCGCCTGATAAGGGGTGTAGGCGGTATAGAGCTCAGAGCGTGAGGTCACGGCCTTGACCGCAGCGGGGATGTAGGTCCTGTAGTAGCCCGCGCCGAGGAATGATAGGATATCGCGAGAAGTCTTGTTTGCACAAAGAAGTCTGCGCATGTGCTCCACAAGCTCGCACTCGGCCATCCCATCCGGGAGCGCACAGCCCTGAATTCGGAGCTCGGGGGGGATGTCGGCAAAGAGTTCCTCCACGCTGCTCACGCCGGCCCCCTTCAGCAATGCATCAAGGTCCCTGAGACCGGGCAGGAGCTTCTCGTATGTATGGTGGCAGGTCCGTTCCGTGTCCCTCTCGCTCCCTCCAGGAACCCTCTCCCGCTCTTCCACAATTCGACCCCCTTGTGTTCAGGCGCGGCGAATGCTGGGGCGGGATATATCTTTTACGTCGTCCGACGGGTTGGGAGCTTCAATTTTATTAGGACACACACAAATTGATAAACAATGTTGCCTTCTGAGACCGGGGAGCTCTCAGAGCTCATGCCCGGTCCACGGAGAGCGGGCTCGCGCTGGAGCCGCCTGTTCACGAACCCTGGGCTCCCGCTGGTCGGTATAATCGTTTTCCTGATTGTGTCGGTGCCATACCTTCACTACATCCTCACCCGTCCGCAGGAGAGAGAGGTGACGGGGGTCCCGCCCCCGGAGCCCTGGCGGCTGTGCATGGACGTGAAAAAGGACACCATTATCGCCGACCGCGAGCTCACGATTCAGGGCGACATCATCGTGAGGGAGGGCGCATCGCTGACCCTCTTCCGGTGCAACGTGACTATGAACGGGACGTTCTATGTCTATGGGAAGCTGCGCCTAGACTGCAGCTCCTTCAAGGACTTCCCGCGCAAACACGGTTTCGGGTGCGACTTTGGCGGGCGAGAGCTTGTGCTCCTGACCAACCTCACGAATAGCAAGCGGGCGCGTCTGAATTTCATAGCTGAATACGAGACGGCTTCTGGCTCCTCTACCCGGCTGGACGTGGTGAGCGGTGGCCACAGGACAGAGGACATCTGGCACACCTCGGACGGCCCCGGCAACGTGACCGAGAACTGTAGCGTGGACCTCACCCCGTTCTGCGGTGGGGTGACCGAGCTCCGATTCGTCACCAGTTCCGTCAGGAACTACTATCGTTTTCACCTGATCGAGCCTGAAGTCGTCGCCGACCAATTCCGCACTGTGTCGAGCGACCTGATATACAAAAAGCAGGGAAATGACTATCAGGGGTGGCATGCCGAGTGGCTCGAGTCCCCATTCATGGTCAAATGCGAGGGCGGCGAGGTCGTTTTAAAGAATTGCCATTTTCAGTTCCTGAACTTCCGTGGCTGGATGGTCGACGCAAGGGGCGCGAGAGTCTGCATCGCCAACAGCTCCTTCGACCAGATAAAAGCGGAAGGGGGCGGGTGGCACACTCCTTTCATTCACGCGCAGTCCTGTCATGTCGAGATGAGCGGGTGCAAGATGAACAACGGCACTGGCCTCAGCGCCGACAACTCTGTTATCAAAGTCGTCTATTCCGGTTTCCACGGGCAGTACGAGGCCATCATAGTCACACATACACACCAATCTCTTAGTGGAGCGCTGCCGGGTCGAGGGGTGCGATTTTGGAATAGTTGGAGCGGTTGATATGGCTTGTGGGAACGGAACGGCCTCCATCCTCAACACCTCCATCCTCAGCAGAGAAACCTGCATCATGCTGCGGAACCTGACGGTCTCAGTGGTGGGCTGCGGGCTCACGGGTCGTGTTCCATTGATGATATATCCGCCCGCGTGGCTGTCCCGTGAGAACTGCACGATGGAGGCGTTCGCTCAAGTTCGTGGGAACACCTTCTGGGTCTCCGCCCACTACAGCGGCACAGGTCAGGCTGGAGCGGTGTCGCTGTTCAGCGCGATTCCGATAGAAGGCATCGAGAGAATGGTCCAGAATAACAGCTAGACCGCCGAGGTGCCTGTGGCGCGCTACATGTGCCTAAAGTAGCCCGGCTTCAGGGATGATCCCACAACCCATCTCTATTGCAACAGCACCGGCACGGAGGCGCTATTCGACCATTTCATGAAAAAATTCGGCGAGGGGAGGTTCGACGATGGGTGGGTGGAGGTCTTTGGGAGAGGGCACAACGACCCGTTCCACGACTGGTACCTCGGGCCACCACTGGACTTTTCCCACCGCTTGAGGGCCGAGCTTATCCAGTCAATGAGGAGCTCATACGTCTGGTGCAGGATGGACGAGGGCGCGCTTGAGTTCTGGCTCGAGACGGTCAACTCGATATCTTGGGGAACCATTGACGCACGGACCTTGCTTTGTCCCCATGATGTACTCCAGCTGGCCGTCCCCGAGCAGCGCATCTGCGACCTGTCATTCGGGGAACCCAAGGTCAACCTAGACCCTGTGGACACTCTCCTCAACATCACCTTCCCCTACAGTTACAGGGGCGCGCAGTGCCTTGACTACTGCTGGAGCTGCGCTTTGGGCGACATAGAGCTTGAAGACCCCGCTCTCTGGTTCTGGGAGGGGGGCAGCCCAACCCTCAGCCTCAGCGCCGCCAGCCTCCCCTCAGGAGAACTAGTGCTGAGGGCCTCTCCGGTCGGCGTGGAGGATTTAGACCCGTCGAACAACGAGGTCCGCATCGCGATTCACTCCGTCAATGAATCGATGATAGTGTCGGATGAGACAAACCTCTCCGGTCTCTGGCTCCTTCAACCCGGTGTCAACGCGAGCTTCCAGAACGGTTCCTTTGGTCCCGAGGCCAGAAGTGTGTGGATTATGGGGATGGGGACTAACTCCATTGAGCTAAGCGGCTGCCGGCTCAACGTGTCCAGCCTTTGGCTCGAAGCGTCCGAGGGCGTGCTCCGGGACATGGAGCTGCTCCTGCCCTCTTACGGCATCTACGACGGCGTCGGGCGCTATCGCGCCCAGGTGTACTTGGGTGGAGGGGGCTGGGCGCTCGAGAAGGTGACGGCGGGCTGCGGGGGAGCGGAGTTCGCTCCACTGCGCGAGCTACTCCTCTCGGACCCGGGGTCCTTCTTTGAAGATTCCTCGAAGCTGCGGGGCTGCCTGCGGGAGCTATGTATGGACGCGGAGGTGGTGAATTTGTCCATCCTCAATTCCCGGGTCCTCGCGAGGGGCTACATCGAGCTCTCCGCAGGATGTTCGCTCACGCTCTCGGGAGTGTCCGTGGTTGGCCCCTACGAGCTCGAGCTCCGTGCACCCGACGTCACCCTCTCGCACTCCGATTTCAACCTCCTCTGGAGCATACGCGTCTTAGGCAACCTCAGAGCGGAAGGTAACACATTCAGGACCATCGTCAATAGCGTCTCCGCTGAGCGGTGCGGTCCCGGCAGCAGTCTCTGCAACAACACCTTCACGAGCGACCTACCTCCAGATACCCCCATTTCGTGGCGCTATGGGTCCCTTGGGACCCTCGGTCTATACCTCGAGGCGAGGGCGCCTCCGGTTCTCTCCGGCAACATCTTCTCAAATCTCGGCGCCGGTATTCTTTTCAGCAACGCCAGCCACCTGGCATCTCTGGACGCCTACAACTCCTTCACAGACATCCGCTCCGCCACCGCGTGCCACATAAGGACCGTAACCCTCGAGCTCGACTACTACTCTCTCTGCCTGATACTCAACAGGGCCGTGAGCGTGCTCAAGATTTGCTGGAGCGACTGCATCTCCGCCCATGAGAGGAGCTACGACCTTCGCTGGCGGGAGGGCCCCTCCGTCAGCATGAGAATCGAGCTCGTGGACCTGGCAACCGGCAGTGAAGCAACCCCGCGAAAGCTGGAGGCGATGTGCATCTGCCTGGCCGCCCTCTCGCCCTCTGGCAAGACGGACACTCTTGAATTCTCCATACCGGTGAGGGCAGAGGACGCCTGGTCCGAGAGAATCGGATGATGGGGCTGAAGGGGCCGCTTCTATATAAACTCGTCATCTATCTTCATCGCGCATAGGTCCCCGCACATCGAGCATGTGTGCCTGCTCTTCCTTGGCATTCGCCTGCGCCGCAGCTCCATCGCCCGCTCCGGGTCTATCGCGAGCCTGAATTGTTGCTCCCAGTCGAGTGCCTTACGCGCTCTCGCCATCGCCAGGTCCATCTCCCAACCAATTCCGCGCGCGAGGTCAGCAGCGTGCGCCGCTATTCTAGCGGCGACGGTCCCCTGCCTCACGTCCTCCACAGTGGGAAGGGAGAGGTGCTCCGCCGGCGTCACATAGCAGATGAAGTCCGCGCCGTACCAAGCGGCCAGCGCGCCGCCTATGGCGCTCGTGATGTGGTCGTAGCCCGGCGCAATGTCGGTCACGAGCGGGCCGAGGACATAGAATGGGGCGCCCCTGCAGACCGTCTTCTGAACGCGCACGTTAGCCTCTATCTGATTCATGGGCACGTGGCCTGGGCCTTCGACCATCGCCTGCACCCCCGCCCTCCTGCAGCGCTCGACCAGCTCCCCGAGGATTATGAGCTCCTGGAGCTGGGGCCTGTCCGTGGCGTCGGCGACGCACCCCGGCCTCAGACCGTCCCCGAGGCTGAGGGTCACGTCGTGCTCCGCCGCCAGTTCCAGCAGGCGGTCAAAATCCGAGTAGAGCGGGTTCTCTTTATCGTTGTGAATTATCCATGCGGAGAGGAAAGCGCCGCCCCTGCTCACGATGTCCGCGATGCGGCCCGAGCGCCTGAGGCGCGAGACGCTCTCCCGGGTGATGCCGCAGTGGACCGTCATGAAGTCAACCCCCTGCCTAGCCTGCTCCTCGACGGTCCTGAAAATGTCGTCCTCGGTCATGTCCACAATGGAGGAGCCCCTCTTCCTCAATGTCTCCAGAGCCGTCTCGTAAATCGGCACGGTCCCCACCGGGACCTTGACCACCTTGAGAATCGCCCTTCTTATGGCCCTCGTGTCGCCGCCGGTGCTGAGGTCCATCAGGGCGTCGGTCCCGAGGTGGACTGCCAGTCGGGCTTTCTTCAGCTCCTCCCTGAGGCTGCAGCAGTCCCGGCTGGTTCCGATGTTGACATTGACCTTGACCCTGAGGCCCTCGCCTATTCCGCATGGAGCTGGGTCGTGGGCGGGATT is a window of Thermoplasmata archaeon DNA encoding:
- the gcvPB gene encoding aminomethyl-transferring glycine dehydrogenase subunit GcvPB, coding for MSGGYRQARYEEPLLRELDPGSELEPLPPGVVPPSLERRELALPQLTEVEVVRHFLRLSQMNYGVDTGPYPLGSCTMKYNPKICEEIAGWPEVADLHPYQDEATVQGALRLMYELGRYLCELSGMDAITLQPAAGAAGEYTGMMIARAYHEENGELERRKQVVLPDTAHGTNPASAAMAGFEVVEIPSKDGCVDLDALRAAVSDRTAAFMLTNPNTLGIFEDRVLEIAKIVHDAGALLYYDGANLNAIMGRARPGDMNYDIVHFNLHKTFATPHGGGGPGAGPVGVKKPLEPFLPVPTVEFDGEKYYFDYDRPKSIGKVKGLYGNFGVLVRAYIYIRLMGASGLRKASEMAVLNSNYLRARLERHFHLPHRRLRKHEFVLSGEGLKKKGLRTLDLAKRLLDYGFHAPTIYFPQIVSEALMIEPTESESKQSLDALADAMIRILDENPELVKTAPHSCAVRRVDDVQAARQPILTWRDL
- a CDS encoding M6 family metalloprotease domain-containing protein; translation: MGRAPLWLICLLSVLCAAGFQFAGNWRGVEPRSADSTALVEPLEWPHAASASSLEGPRNLVAPPPWTGYNASDPLHKINKERFPQSPSPLNAVTGNATVLVILIKFSDVSNSSSHTPAYFENLLFNTSQNSMAKYFADNSFNTFNVSGTVTSKFYTANNTEAWYGTYEFSSPPASGYGNAQNLTLEAVLKADADIDYSKFDKDGDGYVDHLVIVHSGKDDANDGDYSGPAGDPQMWSHAWAMSSVVYLDGVKLYYYTMLSEDDPMGVYAHEFGHDIGLPDLYDTDYSSDGGVGKWDLMASGNWNNGGATPAMLSAWCKIQLGWVSPTVVNSDSQGLEAKRAEDNAVVYKVWVNFSNKEYFLIENRQQTGFDASLPGNGLLIWHVNDSAPNNNRDAYRLVDLEEADDNNKASDPTDPWKSNATGFTPTSSPNTNDYSGKNTGIRIYNISASGNTMTFDVDLGNSPPSAPTPVSPSDGAWTNKTKPALNWTFSDSDPGDSQTAYRVQVDDDSGFGSPLWDSGDVVSSANGTAVGTDLGEGKWYWRVRTRDSGGLWSSYSPARSLNVDLTAPAAPSGVTVSPSGWSAVNSFTIDWVYPSESGTSGIEPGIYYRLDSAPASPTDGTWSPSKPLGGITVTGSGAHTIYLWLRDKAGNVNHENRTSAILYLDQLPPSSPSSLTSPTHATSSWSNRTLITIRWSGASDQHSGVSGFSYLWDGSPATFPDATADCDGSACELNSTIPADGAWYFHIRAVDGAGNWATEAAHLGPFLIDTIPPSSPRGASSPSHTPSVWSNLTTATVQWWGASDSGSGLAGYSLVWDNLPDALPDAVMELDASATSTTSPPLADSDSIYFHIRAVDRAGNWNETALHFGPLYIDTVPPANPGSFEVLSGHSIGGWSRMATVRVAWSGFSDSASGADGFSILWDTAALSSPDFTKELEEDGNWSEITLISGRYYLHIRAVDRAGNWNQSAFHIGPFLIDLLPPGTVAARDDGDFTGSPSVVFSWEEASDELSGVAGYIVSIGTSPGAEDVLSGMRTSELSYSLEGALDGVTYYLRVKAVDLAGNEGAWGAESDGITVDLSAPGNLSVSINGGSVLTADPRLLLQLAATDAVSGPWEMRFSMDARNWTNWIPFATEHEMTLTPGDGERSIFFQVRDRVGNEASPVSATIILDTTGPVVTHFEVSGGITIVNSTDLLLIVEAEDAISGVAFVRLSNDGSLWSDWMDYAAHGLPWSLEGGDGKKSVFVQVRDGAGNDGAPSVLEVTLDTTPPRKPSISSSTHPRRETWYNVSTLELRWSAVQDPSGVEVYGYELAREGSIEKKGELNATSIGFELGRGGVWMFRLRAKDGAGNWGEWAELEVLVDTEGPAPPHLELPENGARLPLEPVVLRWGNSTDPQSGLRAYYLEVDETPSFDSPLFAGVVEGCSHTLELSEGTYHWRVRALDIAGNRGAWSEEWSFVVSRPGGIGTGHPSPFSLSGQLLWLLIAVMLAIAVAAAAGLLRRKKGEPPGGSSRYEGAPRVSWEEGD
- the purC gene encoding phosphoribosylaminoimidazolesuccinocarboxamide synthase, with translation MNLVRRGKVKDVYEESAELLRFKFTDRISVFDKLVPTEIPHKGETLCRTSAHWFEIVERMGILTHFVDTPSPTEMRVKRVEVIHDPSRVGICGRSYLIPLEFICRHYVAGSLLDRLRTGQLSSEELGFPKGHTPAAGEKLPEPFFEVTTKLEATDRSVGPEEALKISGLTMDELNGIRETVLKIDEKMASELRPRGLIHVDGKKEFAFDANRDLMLVDTFGTADEDRFWDAKAYDEGRLVELSKEYVRQYYRRIGYHERLERARAVGESEPEIPPLPDDVREEVSRVYIDIFERLTGQRFR
- a CDS encoding DUF3198 domain-containing protein — encoded protein: MVSQEWQKRWSRLRIVIRDMTLGLSGTGFVLGLFMVVVGALSFWFQETLPEDWRLFLRGSSRVDVCVGGVGLLLLIIAGYYFVDNIYKRIKFHRLINTTSRQKLVMNREKLEELAWELSSRHERMVQRKLREMKIR